From the Cucurbita pepo subsp. pepo cultivar mu-cu-16 chromosome LG05, ASM280686v2, whole genome shotgun sequence genome, one window contains:
- the LOC111796127 gene encoding ataxin-10 gives MKNSASFEQSIPERITQPLFSASNSCTLETSLETLIEASKSVEGRSNFASQNILPCVLELIQCLDYTSNNALQLSALRLLRNLCAGEIRNQNVFIEQNGVGVVSSILQNAMLLFDPDRVIIRLGLQVLANVSLAGEEHQQAIWRGLFPDKFVSLARIRYCEISDPLSMILYNLYSTNTELVASLCSDVGLPIIEEITRTTSLVGFKEDWVKLLLSRICLEEPYFPRLFSALRPIDSSKDGGEDMSFSSEQAFLLTIISEILNERIGDISIPKDFASCIHRIFQSSIPIISSTPICERSLPTGTTAVDVLGYSLNILRDICAQDDGKEGERKDVSEDAVDVLLSLGLIDLLLGILRDIEPPAIVKKAIQQAENENRTDLPNTSKSCPCPYKGFRRDIVAVIANCLYRKKHVQDDIRKKNGVFVLLQQCVVDENNPFLREWGIWAVRNLLEGNMENKKLVAELEVQGPVNMPEIAELGLQVEVDPKTKAAKLVNASRPFKDN, from the exons ATGAAGAACTCAGCATCATTTGAGCAGTCTATACCTGAAAGAATTACTCAACCATTGTTCAGTGCATCAAACTCTTGCACTCTAGAAACATCCTTAGAAACCCTTATTGAAGCTTCCAAAAGTGTCGAGGGTCGATCGAATTTCGCTTCTCAGAATATCCTTCCTTGTGTGCTTGAGTTGATTCAGTGTCTCGATTACACTTCTAATAATGCTCTTCAATTGTCAGCCTTAAGGCTCCTTAGAAACCTATGTGCTGGAGAAATTAGAAACCAGAATGTTTTTATTGAACAAAATGGAGTCGGAGTCGTTTCGAGCATTTTGCAAAATGCTATGCTTTTGTTTGATCCCGATCGTGTGATCATTAGACTAGGACTACAGGTTCTAGCAAATGTTTCATTGGCTGGAGAAGAACATCAACAAGCAATTTGGCGTGGATTGTTCCCCGACAAGTTTGTTTCACTTGCTCGTATTCGTTACTGTGAGATTTCGGATCCTTTGAGTATGATTCTCTACAATTTATATAGTACAAACACCGAACTGGTCGCATCGCTCTGCAGTGACGTCGGGTTGCCTATAATTGAAGAGATTACAAGGACAACATCTTTAG TTGGTTTTAAGGAAGATTGGGTGAAGTTACTTCTTTCAAGAATCTGCTTGGAGGAACCTTATTTTCCTCGACTTTTCTCTGCATTACGCCCTATCGATTCTTCTAAAGATGGCGGCGAAGACATGTCCTTTTCATCTGAACAGGCATTTCTTTTGACAATCATATCGGAGATATTGAACGAGCGAATTGGAGATATCTCTATTCCCAAGGATTTTGCGTCGTGTATACATAGAATATTTCAAAGCTCCATTCCTATTATCAGTTCCACACCGATATGCGAGCGTAGTCTCCCAACAGGCACGACTGCAGTCGACGTTCTTGGCTACTCGCTCAATATTTTACGAGATATTTGTGCGCAGGACGATGGTAAGGAAGGAGAACGTAAAGATGTCTCCGAGGATGCAGTTGATGTGCTTCTCTCTCTCGGACTTATCGATTTGCTTTTGGGCATACTTCGAGATATCGAACCACCAGCCATCGTTAAGAAGGCAATTCAACAAGCAGAGAACGAGAATAGAACAGATCTTCCAAACACGTCGAAGTCGTGTCCATGTCCATATAAAGGGTTTCGAAGAGATATCGTTGCTGTCATTGCAAATTGCTTATACAGAAAGAAACACGTACAAGACGACATTCGAAAGAAGAATGGAGTGTTTGTGCTATTGCAGCAGTGTGTTGTTGATGAAAACAATCCATTTTTGAGGGAATGGGGCATATGGGCTGTGAGGAACTTACTGGAAGGGAacatggaaaacaaaaaacttgtAGCTGAATTGGAGGTTCAAGGGCCTGTAAATATGCCTGAGATTGCTGAACTTGGTCTTCAAGTTGAGGTGGACCCAAAAACAAAGGCCGCTAAGCTTGTCAATGCCTCACGACCATTTAAAGACAATTAA